Proteins encoded within one genomic window of Triticum aestivum cultivar Chinese Spring chromosome 2D, IWGSC CS RefSeq v2.1, whole genome shotgun sequence:
- the LOC123051235 gene encoding uncharacterized protein → MRPTGYSRMKHIWELLASEWVMWINRRTFLLTEESSSLKTNENLKALLTVPNGVHDMGSLQVKSNQKDLTVSGQILSLEHIPGSNLGQTETTVDSLFEYTIQNGHGVILLGNVLMVPGNFGKDLLFGISA, encoded by the exons ATGAGGCCCACAGGCTACAG CAGGATGAAGCATATTTGGGAACTCCTCGCGTCCGAATGGGTGATGTGGATCAACCGCCGGACATTTTTACTGACTGAGGAAAGTTCATCTCTGAAGACAAACGAAAATCTTAAAG CTCTTCTAACAGTACCTAATGGAGTTCATGATATGGGATCTCTTCAAGTGAAGTCAAATCAGAAAGATTTAACTGTTTCAGGTCAAATATTATCTCTGGAGCATATCCCTGGGAGTAATCTGGGACAAACAGAAACAACAGTGGACAGCTT ATTTGAATATACTATTCAAAATGGACATGGAGTTATTTTACTGGGCAATGTACTGATGGTTCCTGGAAATTTTGGTAAGGACCTTTTATTTGGAATATCTGCCTGA
- the LOC123051236 gene encoding putative NAC domain-containing protein 94, with product MESRNDVKSDEILMPGFRFHPTDEELVSFYLKKKIQQKPISIELIRQLDIYKFDPWDLPKLASTGGETESYFYCPRDRKYRNSARPNRVTAAGFWKATGTDRPIYSSEGTRCVGLKKSLVFYKGRAARGIKTDWMMHEFRLPSLADTSLPKSRPIDKNIPLNDSWTICRIFKKTSSMAAQRALSHTWGAPLPGETEQDLFSALQPVQALHFASESSSSSLQVAAALPSYQFNGKYGFQGQHQQFQKPSNTQENGSSCKVISFNCGPSLQVLKGPIILPFQTQPPSQRPMLHTSPPIFFDAQFGQPEQITGVVVTGSSEDVNADMSCREQESSTTKHDDTFSMKNELEAPGRLNFPFDLGADSSDDWECNIPWESFLSPTAPDEIIQY from the exons ATGGAGAGCAGAAATGATGTCAAATCAGATGAGATCCTCATGCCTGGGTTCCGGTTCCATCCTACCGATGAAGAGCTGGTTAGTTTCTACCTCAAGAAGAAGATCCAGCAGAAGCCCATCTCTATTGAGCTCATCAGGCAGCTGGACATCTACAAGTTTGATCCATGGGACCTCCCAA AGCTTGCGAGCACTGGCGGTGAGACGGAGTCGTACTTCTACTGCCCAAGGGACCGCAAATATCGCAACAGTGCGAGGCCAAACCGGGTCACAGCTGCTGGGTTCTGGAAAGCCACGGGAACAGATAGGCCGATTTACTCCTCCGAGGGCACCAGGTGCGTAGGCCTGAAGAAGTCCCTTGTCTTCTACAAAGGCAGAGCAGCAAGAGGGATCAAAACCGATTGGATGATGCACGAGTTCAGGCTCCCTTCGCTCGCCGATACGTCACTTCCCAAGAGTAGGCCGATCGACAAGAACATCCCGCTCAAC GACTCTTGGACCATATGTAGGATCTTCAAGAAGACAAGTTCGATGGCGGCACAACGGGCGCTATCTCACACTTGGGGGGCTCCATTGCCTGGGGAAACTGAGCAAGATCTCTTCTCCGCCCTGCAACCGGTGCAAGCTTTACATTTTGCTTCAGAGAGCTCCTCCAGCTCATTGCAAGTTGCTGCTGCGCTACCATCATATCAGTTCAACGGCAAATATGGCTTTCAGGGACAGCACCAGCAGTTTCAGAAACCCAGCAACACACAGGAGAATGGCTCTTCATGCAAGGTcataagcttcaactgtggtccatCCCTACAAGTCCTGAAAGGCCCCATCATCTTGCCATTCCAAACACAGCCGCCATCACAGAGGCCCATGTTGCACACTTCGCCACCGATCTTCTTTGACGCGCAGTTTGGGCAGCCTGAACAGATCACCGGAGTTGTTGTGACTGGCTCTTCTGAAGATGTGAATGCCGACATGAGCTGCAGGGAACAAGAGTCATCCACAACAAAGCATGATGATACTTTCAGCATGAAGAATGAGTTGGAGGCTCCAGGGAGACTCAACTTCCCATTCGATTTAGGAGCAGACTCTTCAGATGACTGGGAGTGCAACATACCTTGGGAGTCCTTTCTTAGCCCAACAGCCCCTGATGAGATCATACAGTACTAG
- the LOC123051237 gene encoding protein FEZ-like, translating into MECRDDVKSEEILMPGFRFHPTDEELVSFYLKKKIQQKPISIELIRQLDIYKFDPWDLPKLANTGGETEWYFYCPRDRKYRNSARPNRVTAAGFWKATGTDRPIYSSKGTRCVGLKKSLVFYKGRAARGIKTDWMMHEFRLPSLADPSLPKRPIDKTIPLNDSWTICRIFKKTSSMAVQQALTHTWEPPLPGATKQDLFSAMQASHFASESSSNSLQVAAAAPSSQFDSKYGFQGQQQFQKPNNTQEGGSSCKVISFNCSPSPQILKGPIILPFQTQPPSQKPMLHTAPPFFFGAQFGQPEQITGFVTGSSEDVNAEMSCRDQESSTMKHGDTSHMKNEWEAPRRLNFPFDLGADSSDDWECNIPWESFLSPTVPAEITQY; encoded by the exons ATGGAGTGCAGAGATGATGTCAAATCAGAAGAGATCCTCATGCCTGGGTTCCGGTTCCACCCTACCGATGAAGAGCTGGTTAGTTTCTACCTCAAGAAGAAGATCCAGCAGAAGCCCATCTCCATTGAACTCATCAGGCAGCTGGACATCTACAAGTTTGATCCATGGGACCTCCCAA AGCTTGCGAACACCGGCGGTGAGACAGAGTGGTACTTCTACTGCCCAAGGGACCGCAAATATCGAAACAGCGCGAGGCCAAACCGAGTTACAGCAGCTGGGTTCTGGAAGGCCACTGGAACAGATAGGCCAATTTACTCCTCCAAGGGCACCAGGTGTGTAGGCCTGAAGAAGTCACTTGTATTCTACAAAGGCAGAGCAGCAAGAGGAATCAAAACCGACTGGATGATGCATGAGTTCAGGCTTCCTTCGCTTGCCGATCCATCACTTCCCAAGAGACCAATCGACAAGACCATCCCACTCAAC GACTCTTGGACCATATGTAGGATCTTCAAGAAGACCAGCTCGATGGCGGTGCAACAGGCGCTGACTCACACTTGGGAGCCTCCATTGCCTGGGGCAACTAAGCAAGATCTCTTCTCCGCCATGCAAGCTTCTCATTTTGCTTCAGAGAGCTCCTCCAACTCATTGCAAGTTGCAGCTGCGGCACCATCAAGTCAGTTCGACAGCAAATATGGCTTCCAAGGACAGCAGCAGTTTCAGAAACCCAACAACACACAGGAGGGTGGCTCTTCATGCAAGGTCATAAGCTTCAACTGCAGTCCATCTCCACAAATCCTGAAAGGCCCCATCATCTTGCCATTCCAAACACAGCCGCCATCACAGAAGCCCATGCTGCACACTGCGCCACCATTCTTCTTCGGGGCGCAGTTTGGGCAGCCTGAGCAGATCACTGGTTTTGTGACTGGTTCTTCTGAAGATGTAAATGCCGAAATGAGCTGCAGGGACCAAGAGTCATCCACAATGAAGCATGGTGATACTTCCCACATGAAGAATGAGTGGGAGGCTCCGAGGAGACTCAACTTCCCATTCGATTTAGGAGCAGACTCTTCAGATGACTGGGAGTGCAACATACCTTGGGAATCCTTTCTTAGCCCAACAGTCCCTGCTGAGATAACACAGTATTAG
- the LOC123051238 gene encoding protein FEZ-like, protein MEGRDDVKSDEILLPGFRFHPTDEELVSFYLKKKIQQKPISIELIMQQDIYKFDPWDLPKLASTSSETEWYFYCPRDRKYRNSARPNRVTAAGFWKATGTDRPIYSSEGTRCVGLKKSLVFYKGRAARGIKTDWMMHEFRLPSLTDPSLPKRPIDKNIPLNDSWTICRIFKKTGSMAAQRALSHAWGAPLPGATEQQHLLSAMQTGQASHFASESSTRSLQVAAVAPSNQFISFNCGPSPQVFKGPTILPFQTQAPSHKPVLRTAPPSLFFDAHFGQPEQIAGFVTGSSADVNASMSCRDQESSTTKHGGNFRSMNNEWEAPGRLDFPFGLVEDSSDDWECNIPWESFLSPTVPAEIPQH, encoded by the exons ATGGAGGGCAGAGATGATGTCAAATCAGATGAGATCCTCCTGCCTGGGTTCCGGTTCCATCCTACCGACGAAGAGCTGGTTAGTTTCTACCTCAAGAAGAAGATCCAGCAGAAGCCCATCTCCATTGAGCTCATCATGCAGCAGGACATCTACAAGTTTGATCCATGGGACCTCCCAA AGCTTGCGAGCACCAGCAGTGAGACAGAGTGGTACTTCTACTGCCCAAGGGACCGGAAATATCGCAACAGCGCGAGGCCAAACCGGGTCACAGCAGCTGGTTTCTGGAAAGCCACAGGAACAGATAGGCCGATTTACTCCTCCGAGGGCACCAGGTGCGTAGGCCTGAAGAAGTCCCTTGTCTTCTACAAAGGCAGAGCGGCAAGAGGGATCAAAACCGACTGGATGATGCATGAGTTCAGGCTTCCTTCGCTCACCGATCCATCACTTCCCAAGAGACCGATCGACAAGAACATCCCGCTTAAT GACTCTTGGACCATATGCAGAATTTTCAAGAAGACCGGTTCGATGGCTGCGCAACGTGCGCTGTCTCATGCTTGGGGGGCTCCATTGCCTGGGGCAACTGAGCAACAACATCTCCTCTCCGCCATGCAAACGGGGCAAGCTTCACATTTTGCTTCGGAGAGCTCCACTCGCTCATTGCAAgttgcagcagtggcaccatcaAATCAGTTCATAAGTTTCAACTGTGGTCCATCTCCGCAAGTCTTCAAAGGTCCCACCATCTTGCCATTCCAAACACAGGCGCCATCACACAAGCCCGTGCTGCGCACTGCGCCACCATCGCTCTTCTTCGATGCGCACTTTGGGCAGCCTGAGCAGATCGCTGGATTTGTGACTGGTTCTTCTGCGGATGTAAATGCCAGCATGAGCTGCAGGGACCAAGAGTCATCCACAACGAAGCATGGCGGTAATTTCAGGAGCATGAACAATGAGTGGGAAGCTCCGGGGAGACTCGACTTCCCATTCGGTTTAGTAGAAGACTCTTCAGATGACTGGGAGTGCAACATACCTTGGGAATCCTTTCTTAGCCCAACAGTCCCTGCTGAGATCCCACAGCACTAG
- the LOC123051234 gene encoding pentatricopeptide repeat-containing protein At1g10270 codes for MAALLRRLLLLRRLLLLRRLPVPHPQPRLLPPTTTPTPHPALSPALLAPARGFSFSSAEEAAAERRRRKRRLRIEPPLHALRRDPSAPPPPRDPNAPRLPDTTSSLVGPRLSLHNRVQSLIRSGDLDGASAAARAAVSSRVRPTVFTCNAVAASMGRAGRHDDAVALFDFFFRRSGIVPNVVSYNTLILAHCEAGRVDEALLAYQEMLDGATSFSPSAVSYRHLTKGLVAAGRIQEALELHHSMYHRGQGADSIVYKNLIDGYIGLDDWDKAFELFAELTEKATVYDGVVHTSFMEGYWKKGMDKEAMENYKSLLDRKFKMTPATCNVLLETLFKHDKHKEANDLWETMIDNHSPPSFIGMNSESYNVMVNQCFKEGRFQDAIEVFHRQPRRNVQMDVGCFNNIIGKLCEQGMLAEAEKLFEEMESKSVLPDVYTYTFLVDLCFKEGRVDDTIQYFYKMADGREHGPKFNIGFFNRMFEGLSQAGRVDDALKVYGRMADKEIKPNTTTFEILVNALCKEGELDRALDLVRDMARGGVVATPEFRESVSEIFKNADRHEEIEKAFEEKPVPLPPQPRPEVRPRTSPQGLPGFASNQTRGSYTPNQGQPGYGSPQPFQPGNGASQVRQPEWMSPKLQQPVSGNQQVEKTDVGASNKWQHGISSPQEKQPGIALPQDGQQPEFGTSRPWQQTVGAPQVQQPNFGSATPVQPGFGSRPQQPTHVAHETQHPGFGTSRPWQTGYGAHQAQQPGHGAQQAQQPGYGAHQAQQPGYGAHQAQQPGYGAHQAQQPGYGAHQAQQAGYGAHQAQQPGYGAQQAQQPRYGANQAQQPGYGAHQAQQPGYGAHQAQQPRYGAHQAQQPGYGVHQAQQPGYGTHQVQQPGYGAPQASRPSFGAPEAQRSSLGSAQSLPHYGRIGNEHDQLGSSRQGGPTFSTQAPQTAEAPDDMAVKYSQHY; via the coding sequence ATGGCGGCGCTCCTccgccgtctcctcctcctccgccgtctcctcctcctccgccgcctccccgtccCCCACCCCCAGCCTCGCCTCCTCCCACCCACCACCACCCCAACCCCCCACCCGGCCCTCTCCCCCGCGCTGCTCGCCCCCGCCCGCGgcttctccttctcctccgcggaggaggccgcggcggagcGGCGCCGCCGCAAGCGCCGCCTCCGCATCGAGCCGCCGCTCCACGCGCTCCGGCGGGACCCGTCCGCCCCGCCCCCGCCGCGGGACCCCAACGCGCCCCGCCTCCCCGACACCACCTCCTCCCTCGTGGGCCCGCGCCTCAGCCTCCACAACCGCGTGCAGTCCCTGATCCGCTCGGGCGACCTCGACGGGGCCTCGgcggccgcccgcgccgccgtcaGCTCCCGCGTCCGccccaccgtcttcacctgcaacgCCGTGGCCGCCTCCATGGGCCGCGCGGGCCGCCACGACGACGCCGTGGCCCTCTTCGACTTCTTCTTCCGCCGCTCCGGCATCGTCCCCAACGTCGTCTCCTACAACACCCTCATCCTCGCCCACTGCGAGGCCGGCCGTGTCGACGAGGCGCTCCTGGCCTACCAGGAGATGCTCGACGGCGCCACCTCCTTCTCCCCCTCCGCCGTCAGCTACCGCCACCTCACCAAGGGCCTCGTCGCGGCCGGCCGCATCCAGGAGGCCCTCGAGCTCCACCACAGCATGTACCACCGCGGCCAGGGCGCCGACTCCATCGTCTACAAGAACCTCATCGACGGCTACATCGGCCTCGACGACTGGGACAAGGCCTTCGAGCTCTTTGccgagctcaccgagaaggccaccgTGTACGACGGCGTCGTGCACACCAGCTTCATGGAGGGCTACTGGAAGAAAGGCATGGACAAGGAGGCCATGGAGAATTACAAGTCTCTGCTGGACAGGAAATTCAAGATGACGCCCGCCACCTGCAACGTTCTGCTCGAGACACTCTTCAAGCATGACAAGCACAAGGAGGCCAATGACCTGTGGGAGACCATGATTGACAACCACAGCCCGCCAAGCTTCATCGGCATGAACAGCGAGTCCTACAATGTCATGGTCAACCAGTGCTTCAAGGAGGGCAGGTTCCAGGATGCCATTGAGGTGTTCCACCGCCAGCCGAGGAGGAACGTCCAGATGGACGTCGGCTGCTTCAACAACATCATTGGGAAGCTCTGTGAGCAGGGGATGCTTGCAGAGGCAGAGAAGCTCTTTGAGGAGATGGAGAGCAAGTCGGTGCTTCCTGATGTGTACACCTACACTTTCCTGGTCGACTTGTGCTTCAAGGAAGGTCGTGTGGATGACACGATTCAGTACTTCTACAAAATGGCAGATGGGAGGGAGCACGGCCCAAAGTTCAACATTGGCTTTTTCAATAGAATGTTTGAAGGACTTTCCCAAGCTGGCCGGGTTGATGATGCCTTGAAGGTGTACGGAAGGATGGCTGACAAGGAGATCAAGCCGAACACAACCACATTTGAAATCCTGGTCAATGCACTGTGCAAGGAAGGGGAATTGGATAGAGCACTGGACCTGGTGAGGGACATGGCAAGGGGTGGTGTTGTTGCAACTCCTGAGTTCCGGGAGTCTGTCAGTGAGATTTTCAAGAATGCCGATCGGCATGAAGAGATCgagaaagcttttgaagaaaaaccAGTGCCACTGCCTCCTCAGCCAAGACCAGAGGTTCGCCCTCGCACTTCACCTCAAGGGCTGCCAGGATTTGCATCTAATCAGACACGGGGCAGCTACACACCTAACCAAGGCCAACCAGGTTATGGTTCTCCACAACCGTTTCAGCCTGGCAATGGTGCATCTCAAGTGCGGCAACCCGAGTGGATGTCTCCTAAACTTCAGCAGCCTGTGTCTGGAAACCAACAAGTTGAAAAAACAGATGTTGGTGCTTCTAATAAATGGCAGCATGGTATTTCTTCTCCTCAAGAAAAACAACCTGGGATTGCCCTGCCTCAAGATGGACAACAGCCAGAGTTTGGTACCTCTCGCCCTTGGCAGCAAACAGTTGGTGCTCCTCAAGTGCAGCAACCTAATTTTGGCTCAGCTACACCGGTGCAGCCTGGGTTTGGTAGTCGACCGCAGCAACCAACACATGTTGCTCATGAGACTCAACATCCTGGGTTTGGCACATCTCGTCCATGGCAGACAGGGTATGGCGCTCACCAAGCACAACAGCCAGGCCATGGTGCTCAGCAAGCACAACAGCCTGGGTATGGTGCTCATCAAGCGCAACAGCCTGGGTATGGTGCTCATCAAGCGCAGCAGCCTGGATATGGTGCTCATCAAGCGCAGCAGCCTGGATATGGCGCCCATCAGGCGCAGCAGGCCGGATATGGCGCCCATCAGGCGCAACAGCCCGGATATGGCGCCCAACAGGCGCAACAGCCCAGATATGGCGCCAATCAAGCGCAACAGCCTGGGTATGGGGCTCATCAAGCACAACAGCCTGGGTATGGGGCTCATCAAGCGCAACAGCCCAGGTATGGGGCTCATCAAGCGCAGCAGCCTGGGTATGGGGTTCATCAAGCGCAGCAGCCTGGGTATGGTACTCATCAAGTGCAGCAGCCTGGGTATGGTGCTCCTCAGGCATCACGGCCATCATTTGGTGCCCCTGAAGCACAACGGTCTAGTTTGGGCTCTGCTCAGAGTCTCCCACACTATGGCCGCATAGGAAATGAGCATGATCAGCTTGGATCTTCTCGTCAAGGTGGACCAACATTTAGCACTCAGGCACCACAGACTGCTGAGGCCCCAGACGACATGGCGGTCAAATACAGTCAGCATTACTAG